In the Pogoniulus pusillus isolate bPogPus1 chromosome 40, bPogPus1.pri, whole genome shotgun sequence genome, AGTGagggtgaaggagctgggcagtgccccCACCTGCTGCTCACTTTGCCCTTGTGTTAAAACACCCAGGACAGGGCTACTTTGCCCTCTCCCTGGGGGCATCTCCAGCCTACTTACAGGAGGTCCTGCTGCCCCCCCTCCAGCAGGCAGCGGTAGGTGTGGATCTCCTGCTCCAGGCGGCACTTGACGTCCAGCAGGATCTTGTACTCCTGGTTCTGGCACTCCATCTCTGCCCGCaggtctgccagctgctgctccacgcAGGAGATCTGTGTCTGCAGCTCACCCAGGTGGTTGTTGTAGCGGCACTCGGTCTCTGCCAGCGAGGACTCCAGGTTGTCCCTCTGGGGGGGTGACAGGTGGCACAGTGTGGACACAGGCATGagaagcactgcagccagggaggAGCTCTTGCAGGGCACAAgtgtggcacagcagagctcgGCAGCAGCTCGGTACCCACCTGGCTGAGCTGGGCCTGCAGATCGATCTCCAGCGCCTGCAGCTGGCGTCGCAGCTCCGTCACCTGGTTGTTGCAGGTCTCCACCTCCTGCCCGCTCGTAATGACCTCCCGATTCACCTCCTCAATCTGCAAGGCACCAACCAGGGCAGAGAGGCTCAGGGTGGGTTCTGACCTCCCAGTTCACCTCCCCAGTCTACAAGGCACCAACCAGGGCAGAGAGGTTCGGGGGAGGTCTGacaccagccaggctgagcatgaagagcagagagatgagAAGGGTCTGGGTGACCTCTCTCATCCTTACAAACTGCAAACCCTGCCCCTCATCCCTCTtgccctcccagcagctgctgcctgcttctgctcactgctttgtGGAGATCCTGCCCCaagcctctctgccaggcagcactTCACATCACCCCACGAAAAAGATGCTTTGTGGCAGTGCCCCCTGTGCCACTTGTCCAATTCAAACCAGTCCTGGTGTCCTGTGGCTTTGCTGTGCGATCAATCACCCTGGGGGCACCACCtgggtgccagctctgcccatgcTCTCACCTTGCACTCGTACCAATCCTCCACTTCCTTGCGGTTGCGTTCGATCAGGGTTTCATACTGGCACCTCATCTCCTCCAGGATCTTCCTGAGGTCTGGCCCAGGGCAGGCATTGACCTCCACGCTCACATCTCCAGTCGATTGCTTCCTCAAACAGCACATCTCCTGCAAGCACCGCCCAGGGGGttagaaagaaaagcagcagggagCCAGGTGCCCCCTGCAAAGAGCAGCGCCCCTGGCATGGCCCCTGCCAGggtcctcctctgccagagctccCACAGCTCCATCAAACCCTTGGCCCTCCGCAGAGGGCACCACGAAGAGCAAGGGCTGAACCCAGCACGCTTTAGAATTAAGAAGGGCAGGACCCTACCTCCTCATGGTTCTtcttcaggcagcagagctcctcccgCAGCGACTCCAGCTGCGCCTCCAGGTCGGACCTGCAGAGCGTGAGCTGGTCCAGGACCTGCCGCAGGCCGTTGATGTCAGCCTCCACGCTCTGGCGCAGGGCCAGCTCCGTCTCGTACCTGCGGGGGCAAGGCGAGGAGCAGCACTCAGcgcctggcagcagcctttgCTGGCGGTGCGGGATCAGCCGCGCCTCCGAAGCGGTGCAACAGGACGCTGTGAGAAGCCACCCCCGAGGCTGACTCCATCCCACCCGTCCTCAGCCTGCCTTCCCCGGAGGGGGTCCCTCAGAGGCGGCGCATGAAGGAGCCAGGGGATGGCAGGAGACGCGCAGGGGCCGAGTGGCAGGCAGGGGCCAGCGCAGGGTACTCACTTGACTCGGAAGTCGTCAGCTGTCATCCTGCTGTTGTCGATGTTCAGAATGATCTTGTTGTTGTCTATGGTGGCACAGACGATCTGCAAAAACACCACCCAGGTCTCTGCCCTTCGtcctcagcctgccactgcctgctgccaccagcccaaacctcttctctctctttgcatCACTTGGGAGCAGGTGGGGTGGGGGTTGAGGcatgcagcagccccagggtggGTGAAGGCATCACAACAACGCACCTGAGGCAGGTGCAGGTGGTTGGGCAGGTCCCGTTAGTGCTGTCCAGCACCTGCCACACTCCTCCCCTTGGCACCTGAACTCTCCTTGCACGGGTAAGAGACTCCAAGGCtctgcttccagccccagctccaagTCTGCCTCACCCTGTCTTCTCCTTGCATCCTTTTCACTTTACTCTCCTTTCTGCCATCCCAGAATTTTTTGCCAGCCACACACTTTGTGTCTGAGTTTAAGTTGCACCCAAGCTGGCTTAAGGCAAACCTCTCTTTGGTCTGCCTTTTAATTCCCTGACCTCTGGTTCCCAGCTGTGTGGGAAAGAACAAACCTGTAAAGCAGGAATTCCATGCAGCTGGGACTGGGATAATGGGAATTCAGGCAAATTAAGGCCATCCATTATTTAGTTCCCTTTTAGCTGCTTTCTTGGCATTTATCTGCTTAAACAGCCTGGCACAAACCTCCATCTGAACAGCTTCTGAGCTACCCCAGATGTGCTCCCTGCAGGTAAAAGTTTTCCTTCAAATCTGCTGCATAAAAGCATTGGAAAGAGCCCAAAGGCTCCAGGTCTATCCCTCAGCTCAGGGACCCTCTGCAGGCAGTTCTCTGACTGCTTGCCTACAAAAAAGCCTTTCCCAGCAGTGAGATGTTCCTCTTGcaagctgtgcagcacagctgggcaggaaGAAGGCAGCTGAGGAGTGGCATTACCTGGTTCTGAAGATCTTCTATCTCCTTGTAATAGCAGCTGTAGTCCCGGGGCTCGCAGAAGGGGCCCTGCTTGGCATACCACTCCCTGATCCTGCACTCCAGGTCAGCATTTTCTTGTTCCAGGCACCTCACCTTGTCCAGGTAAGAAGCCAGGCGGTCATTGAGGTTCTGCATGGTGACCTTTTCGTCACCAGAGAGAAGAATGCCATCACCAGAAAAGCCACCTCCACTGAGACCAATGCCACCTCCAAAGCGAGCGCTGCCACCGCTGAATCCAATGCCTGCGCATCCTCCAAGCACAGTGGCTCCCAAGCCACCTCCATAGTTCCCCCCGACCAAGCTGCCAGTGCTCAGTCCTCCTCCATAGCTCACACCACCACAGTAGCTCCTGCCAGAGAACCCTCTGCTAGCCCCTATCCCGCAGCTGGTGTATCTTCCAGAGGAGACCGAGGAGATCCTTgctccccccccaccaccaccaccaccaatcaCGCAGCTGCCACCACTGGTCCTGCCCCTGAGCGACCCTGTTGTCTGCTTGATGCTACAACTCATgctgagggcagctgcagctccaaccCCAAGCCCAAAGCGAGATGCAGAGCTGGATACAGATCCGAGCGCAGGCTGCCTGCCGCCGCAGAGCCCTTTTTATACCGTCCCAAGGGGGTGCCACCTCCAACCTGCTTCTTCTTCCCACGGGGCTGGCTAGTCCTGCTGTTTATGCCAGGAATAAATAGCCCCGAGGCAGTTTCCCTCTAGAAATCCCAGTTCACAAGGAAGATACTTTACATGTCAGCAGCTTATTCCAAAAAGTCAAATAATGTTTGGTGAGTCATCAGCTTTTGGTGTGATGCAAACCCCACAACCAGCTGAGGAGGGTAGAAAAGGAGCTGCCTCCCATTATGCACAAAGCAGAGCCACTGGGACGTGCCACATCAAAGGGCCTTTTATCTTTTATTAATTCCTGTTTATTTTATTCTCAGGCCAATCAACATTTTCTGTCACAGGCTGGGGTAGAGGCTGCAACAGACATGGGAAATTCGTGGAGCTGCTCACTTGTGCAAAGGGACAGTGACAGTGGCAGGGGGCTGGTGTGTCTCTGTCACCTGGCTCATGCAGTGGGGCTGATACGCTCTTTGAGAgtggtggcacaggctgcctgctccctgagggtgttcaaggccaggctagatgaggtctggagcagctgagtctagctgagaggtggccctgcccatggtgagctctgagcttccttccaacctaagccgttCTGGGGCTCTATGATTGATAAATCTCTGGGATCAGTCCCTGGAGGCTGTGCTTGGTGTCTCCCTGGTGACACACACAAAGCATCTCGCTCACAGCCTGCAAGGATCAGGCTGCTAGATGCTGGAAGCCTCCAGTGCCCACATGTCACAGAGCTGGCACCAGCTGAAGACTCTGAAGCTGTTTCTGAGTTCCTTGGGCTGCTGCACTTGCTGCTTCCATGTGTGGTGCTCACAGGTGAGGGAAGAGGTGGCAGGAGGGAAGCATCCATGACAGACAGATCCAGTTCCCTGGCTGGGCTCAGATGTGATGGTGAAGGTCTTGGCCTTCAGTAGGATTGTGCTGAGCACAGGTCAGAAGAGGAGCTCTTGGCACTGCCTGGCTGAGTCTGTGGGAGCACAGcaggcactggcccaggctgggtACCCTGGGAGTGTGAGCTCCAAaccaggtgagcagcagctggaggagcattTGGCTCCACCTGTGTGagtgtcctctgcagcctgctgagctgaggctgctctgctctccagagccttctgtcCCCTGCAGCGTGGAGTTCCCAAGCATGCCCACGctgacaggagcagctgtgatgAGTGTGACACCTGATAGGGAGCCCTCACAgcagtcaccacccctgggcagaggaCACCTACACGGACAGgctcagccacttctccttCACTGGTGAGGACCCAGGTGGCTTCTGtccccatggcaggagagtgtCCCAGAGCACAGCTGGATGTGATCGTCTCCTCACCAGCCTAGGCTGGGACTCTCCAGTGAGACAATTTCTGTCTCTCCTTAGATCAGAGGTGATaaagagcagcccagcagcagcttggcacaTCCCTCATTCATGTGGCTCGGGGAAGAACTTGCTCCAGGACAGAGCTGGAgtctggcagggctgaggctgcagtgccTGAAAGACAAGTCCAGCCTCCTCAAGaaagtgccccccccccccccgctccccaCGCAGCCCAGGCTCCCAGCGATGcaaaggctgagcagaaaggaggacagggaggaaAATCTGCCTTTTATCCCTCTTTTGGAGGAACAGAATGGGAGACAGGGTGCGGCTCCGGAGCCGGCAGCGCTTAATGCCGCGTCTGGAGTGCTCAGCTTCTGCTCGGCAGGTTCTCAGTGCTCTGGGCTGAGGctgcttccttcccctccttcctctgctgagCTTGGGCTGAGGACACACTGCAGACACTGGGGGTGTGTGGAGGggggcaaggagcagctgcacccctttatttcagcagctgccttaggggcagaaggagcaggTTTGGTCTGCAGCATTGCACAATCTTGCACTTAGGTCCTGGTGGAAAGGTCCACAGGCAAcagagcagaaaccaccccAGAGCTCTCCCAAGGTGCTCCTGCATTCCTTGGAGCTCCCTGAGCTCCTGCCCATCTCTGGGGCACAAAGATGAGGCTGGTACAGTCCCTGGCAGACCAGACTGTGCTAAACCTAGTTAGGTTTTTCCTCTCCCAGTGGTGGGCATCTGCCGTGGTGTTTGCTGGTGGGCAGGTGACTGGCATGGCACCACCCGTGGTGGTTCCTCTGGGAGCTCTGTGGTGTGACCCAGCCGCTGATGACTGTGCCAGGACCTGCAGGCACCGAGGCCTCTTAGAGAGGTGTGTGGCTGGCTGCATGGCTCTCTGCTTCCCTAGCCCTGAGCCACCATCCAGTGCGCAGCAGCCACCAGGCTCAGCTTTCCTCAGCCCATTTTGTTGACCTTCACCTCTGTCGTTTGCATTCCTGCAGTTCGGGGCATGGCCTCGGGGAAGGACACAGTAGGGAGGACTGTGCTAATCTAAGGGATAGAAATGTGCCAAAGGGATACAGCTGTGCCAGAAGGCTCTGCAAGCTCCTGTGCGACAGCAGGGGCCAGAAGGTTCCACGCAGATGGGAGCAAAGGAAGCgctgaggggctgggagctggtgagcagcagcaggctcagcacagcagcagcagcaccaacatCGTGAGGTCTTGTGGGCACCGTGGCAAAGAGGAGAGGTCTGAGAGTGGACAAGGAGCTGTGAGTGTAAAGGGTGACAcgggcagctggggaggaggccAGAGGAAGATGTGTTCCATtggtgctgtgggcagcagtgttTGGTGCCATGGGAAGCATCCCGGTGCCAGCCGTagtgtcctgctgctcctgcagcctctgctcgcTGCTCTTATCACAGCTGATAACGTTTAACGTTTCTTTGTGTCCCTTACAAGGGCGTGCCCAGTTCGACAGAACTCTGCTTTCATAAGCATTGCCTCAGTGGTGTTTGTGCAACCAGGCTAGAGGAGGATTTTATCTTCTCCCTCGTAATTGCTATTAGTGATTTGCATAATGGCCACCAGGCAGCACTTACTAAACCCTGCTTTGATGTGATGCTaagctggctccagccctcaTGCTCCCAACTTCCAACTGCAGACCACAACTTCTTTCTGGCTGGTGACTCACTGGTTTATACCACCCCTGTGCAGTGAAATTCCTGCGAGGCAAGAGAAATAATTATCAGGTGAGTGTGGTAAGAGCATGGCCATGGGTCTTAAATGCACCCCAGAGACCCAGGTGattgctgcttctcttgcttgcttgctgaCTGCTCACATCCTCTGAGTGCCTCTGAACATCTGCTAGTGATGAAGCAGAGGTTCAGCAGAACACAGAGGTGGACAGAGCCAGTTTCTTCCTGCTGAAGCTCTTGACCTTCTCTGCTTCATTTTGTGAAAGGTTTTCATttccttccagcaccttccagATCCTCCCAGCATGTGCACCTCTGGAAGTGCTGCCAATGGTGACAGCAGAGGGCCAGGGATGTGTTAGGGAACaaacctctctgcacagctgggtgcagggctgggggagacaGCCAAAGCTCTGCCCCATGGTCTCAGCTGGGCTGCGTGAGTCTGACCAGAACCTGGCCTGGGGAACTGCAGCATTCAGGAGCTCCTGCACTCAGACACTGCTGCAAGAGAGACAGAAGCCCAAGGTGTGGGCCAGCCAAAGACTCCCCAGGGGCTGTTTGCTTCTATCCTGCTTGTGCTAAACCATCTTTTCATGGCAgtgcccttccaacctggcagctTGGGGATGTTTCTCCtagtgctgagctgtgcagtctgctgCTGGACTCCAGCCCGGCTGGGAGATGCTTCACAAGTGCTACACAAGCCCATAAATGAAAATGCAGGGCCCCCCAGAGGGTTCCTTGGCTGTGAGGGAGCCTGTCCTTGTCTGTGCTCTCCATAAACAGATTTTATGGAGAACTGACAGCTTctagctcacagcagagcctgggctgctatTAAGCCGTGCGGTGCCTGTCATCAGCGGTAATTGGCTGCGCGGCGCTGGGCTGCGGCTGGGATCCAGCACTGCAATTTACAAGCCtggttgttttctctctctttcttcaccGATGTCTTAAACCTCTGCTATGTTCACTCCTCAGGGACTCTTTCTGATGCTGTAATTCAGGTGTCTCTGCAAGCCAGAGACGGTATCTGCTGGAGTCATCCCGGtgcacttcagcagcagccgCTGGG is a window encoding:
- the LOC135191760 gene encoding keratin, type I cytoskeletal 19-like, with translation MSCSIKQTTGSLRGRTSGGSCVIGGGGGGGGARISSVSSGRYTSCGIGASRGFSGRSYCGGVSYGGGLSTGSLVGGNYGGGLGATVLGGCAGIGFSGGSARFGGGIGLSGGGFSGDGILLSGDEKVTMQNLNDRLASYLDKVRCLEQENADLECRIREWYAKQGPFCEPRDYSCYYKEIEDLQNQIVCATIDNNKIILNIDNSRMTADDFRVKYETELALRQSVEADINGLRQVLDQLTLCRSDLEAQLESLREELCCLKKNHEEEMCCLRKQSTGDVSVEVNACPGPDLRKILEEMRCQYETLIERNRKEVEDWYECKIEEVNREVITSGQEVETCNNQVTELRRQLQALEIDLQAQLSQRDNLESSLAETECRYNNHLGELQTQISCVEQQLADLRAEMECQNQEYKILLDVKCRLEQEIHTYRCLLEGGQQDLLQQGGLSQSSGLGGGVTRTSGIGGGGIIRTSHTYTASAQMPSCAAAEIQVPCRRICD